A region of Geobacillus sp. 46C-IIa DNA encodes the following proteins:
- the purR gene encoding pur operon repressor, which produces MKLRRSGRLVDMTHYLLERPHQLIPLTFFAERYESAKSSISEDLTIIKQTFEQQGIGTVRTLPGAAGGVQYIPKMAAEEAEEVIAYLCEQLSRPDRLLPGGYLYMTDILGDPRIMNKIGRLYASIFADRPVDVVMTIATNGISLAYAIANFLYVPVVIVRHDNKVTEGPMVSINYVSGSSKRIQTMVLSKRSLAEGANVLIVDDFMKAGGTVNGMVSLLQEFNGNVSGIGVLVESEEAKERLVDEYISLVKLSAVDVKEKRIAVKEGNYKTFF; this is translated from the coding sequence ATGAAGCTAAGGCGAAGCGGCCGTTTGGTTGATATGACGCACTATCTTCTTGAACGGCCACACCAGCTTATTCCGCTTACTTTTTTTGCGGAGCGGTATGAATCGGCCAAATCGTCGATCAGCGAAGATTTAACGATTATTAAGCAGACGTTTGAGCAACAAGGGATCGGAACGGTTCGGACGCTGCCCGGTGCAGCCGGGGGCGTGCAATACATTCCGAAAATGGCCGCCGAGGAGGCGGAGGAAGTGATCGCCTATTTGTGTGAGCAGTTGTCGCGCCCAGATCGGCTTCTTCCCGGCGGATATTTATATATGACGGACATTCTTGGCGACCCTCGTATTATGAATAAAATCGGCCGCCTTTATGCGTCCATTTTCGCCGACCGTCCGGTGGATGTGGTGATGACGATTGCTACCAACGGGATTTCGCTCGCGTATGCCATCGCCAACTTTTTGTACGTGCCGGTTGTGATCGTCCGCCACGACAATAAAGTGACGGAAGGGCCGATGGTGAGCATCAATTACGTGTCCGGTTCGTCCAAGCGCATCCAAACGATGGTTCTGTCCAAACGCAGTTTGGCTGAAGGAGCGAACGTGCTGATCGTCGACGATTTCATGAAAGCAGGCGGAACCGTCAACGGCATGGTCAGCTTGCTGCAGGAGTTTAACGGCAATGTCTCCGGCATCGGTGTGCTCGTCGAGTCTGAGGAGGCAAAAGAGCGGTTAGTTGACGAGTACATTTCGCTCGTCAAGCTGTCGGCTGTTGACGTGAAAGAAAAGCGAATCGCGGTCAAGGAAGGCAATTATAAAACATTTTTTTAG
- the ispE gene encoding 4-(cytidine 5'-diphospho)-2-C-methyl-D-erythritol kinase: MRLSVKAPAKINLSLDVLYKRPDGYHEVKMVMTTIDLADRIELIPLPGEDAIRIVSQNRFVPDDCRNLAYQAAKLLKETFSIREGVAISITKHIPVAAGLAGGSSDAAATLRGLNKLWRLGLSVHELATLGAQIGSDVAFCVYGGTAVATGRGEIITPISSPPPCWVVLAKPPIGVSTAEVYRNLQLEHVSHPDVDAMVEAIERQDYAAICRSVGNVLEEVTLKKYPEVAHIKEQMRRFGADAVLMSGSGPTVFGLIEHDSRMQRVYNGLRGFCGQVFAVRLLGERHSLD; encoded by the coding sequence GTGAGGTTGTCGGTAAAAGCGCCAGCAAAAATTAACTTGTCACTCGATGTTCTTTATAAGCGTCCTGACGGCTACCATGAAGTGAAAATGGTGATGACGACGATCGATTTGGCTGACCGCATTGAGCTTATTCCGTTGCCCGGGGAGGATGCGATCCGCATTGTGTCGCAAAACCGTTTCGTGCCAGACGATTGCCGCAATTTGGCGTACCAGGCGGCGAAACTTCTTAAAGAGACGTTTTCGATTCGTGAAGGGGTGGCGATTTCGATTACAAAGCATATCCCAGTGGCTGCTGGCCTAGCGGGGGGAAGCAGCGATGCGGCAGCGACGCTGCGCGGACTCAATAAACTTTGGCGGCTCGGATTGAGCGTCCATGAACTCGCTACGCTCGGGGCGCAAATCGGCTCGGACGTTGCCTTTTGTGTGTATGGCGGAACAGCCGTGGCGACCGGACGCGGGGAGATCATCACCCCGATCTCGTCGCCGCCGCCGTGTTGGGTCGTGTTGGCCAAGCCCCCGATCGGCGTATCGACGGCGGAAGTGTACCGCAACTTGCAGCTTGAGCACGTCAGCCATCCGGATGTCGATGCGATGGTGGAGGCGATTGAGAGGCAAGATTATGCGGCCATTTGCCGGTCGGTCGGCAATGTGCTTGAAGAAGTGACGCTAAAAAAATATCCGGAAGTGGCACATATTAAAGAACAAATGAGGCGGTTTGGCGCTGACGCGGTATTGATGAGCGGCAGCGGACCGACAGTGTTTGGGCTGATCGAGCACGATTCAAGAATGCAGCGCGTATACAACGGACTGCGCGGCTTTTGCGGCCAAGTGTTTGCCGTAAGACTGTTAGGGGAGCGGCACTCCCTTGATTAA
- a CDS encoding small, acid-soluble spore protein, alpha/beta type — translation MGRRRGVMSQRLKEELAKELGFYDVVQREGWGAIRAKDAGNMVRLAIERAERQLAGKTE, via the coding sequence TTGGGTCGACGCCGCGGAGTTATGTCGCAACGCTTGAAGGAAGAGCTGGCAAAAGAGCTAGGCTTTTACGATGTCGTGCAGCGTGAAGGATGGGGAGCCATCCGCGCGAAAGACGCAGGAAACATGGTAAGATTGGCGATTGAACGGGCAGAACGGCAGCTGGCCGGGAAAACGGAATAG